Proteins encoded by one window of Lactobacillus paragasseri:
- a CDS encoding winged helix-turn-helix transcriptional regulator, producing the protein MYQRKLPKEYYCTVDYALDIFGGKWKPRLLCILGHKKSMRYGEIKDQMENISDAALADSLKELQQQDIIERKQYNEMPIRVEYSLTNKGKTLLPVLNTISNWAIKNSTPDMYKGMHFNDVHKDLFK; encoded by the coding sequence ATGTATCAAAGAAAATTACCAAAAGAATACTATTGTACTGTTGATTACGCATTAGATATCTTTGGCGGAAAATGGAAACCAAGACTCTTGTGTATCTTAGGACACAAAAAGTCTATGAGATATGGTGAAATAAAAGATCAGATGGAAAATATTTCTGATGCAGCATTAGCTGATTCGCTTAAGGAATTACAGCAACAAGATATCATTGAAAGAAAACAATATAATGAAATGCCGATTCGCGTCGAATATTCATTAACAAATAAGGGAAAAACGCTGCTACCAGTTTTAAATACAATTTCAAATTGGGCCATCAAAAATAGCACTCCTGATATGTATAAAGGGATGCATTTTAATGATGTGCATAAGGACTTGTTTAAATAA
- a CDS encoding phosphotransferase, which translates to MVTSGISMDKSAQKKSLEWIRKESLDPNCVRSLACHGIEEKPEVFEF; encoded by the coding sequence ATGGTAACTTCTGGCATTTCAATGGATAAAAGTGCTCAAAAAAAGTCGCTTGAGTGGATTAGAAAAGAAAGTCTAGATCCGAATTGTGTAAGATCATTAGCTTGTCACGGGATTGAAGAAAAGCCTGAAGTATTTGAATTTTAA
- a CDS encoding MBL fold metallo-hydrolase: MSEYKVHIINTGKVRIEPELAFGGDHCSTAKAAGFSIKRSPKIWLPVNVFLVETSDKLILLDTGWDRSMSPNGVFDKKAQIKSLGSSLLYHVNQGVVAKGMTASEQLAKLGIWPSDIDYVIISHLDRDHANGLRQFKDAKNIMVARSEYEYAKKHPYIRFKKKW; this comes from the coding sequence ATGTCAGAATATAAAGTTCATATAATTAATACCGGAAAAGTTAGAATTGAGCCTGAATTAGCATTTGGTGGAGATCATTGTTCAACTGCCAAGGCTGCCGGCTTTTCAATTAAAAGATCACCTAAAATATGGTTACCAGTAAATGTCTTTTTAGTAGAAACGTCAGATAAATTAATCTTGCTTGATACAGGTTGGGATCGTTCAATGAGTCCAAATGGTGTTTTTGATAAAAAAGCTCAAATTAAGTCTTTAGGTTCTTCACTTTTATATCACGTTAATCAAGGAGTGGTTGCAAAAGGGATGACAGCAAGTGAACAGTTAGCTAAGTTAGGAATTTGGCCAAGTGATATTGACTATGTCATTATTTCACATCTTGACCGTGATCATGCTAATGGATTACGTCAATTCAAAGATGCCAAAAATATTATGGTGGCACGGTCAGAATATGAGTATGCTAAGAAGCATCCCTATATTCGTTTTAAGAAAAAATGGTAG
- a CDS encoding TetR/AcrR family transcriptional regulator, which produces MTKLTSAQQALHQGLITLLNTKKIYQVSIKELTQTSNVARSTFYAYYDNIDNLLEEIEDTFIENLNTLDQSITDSAANNFTYFYEVLSYVEKIAIYFQPC; this is translated from the coding sequence ATGACAAAACTAACATCCGCACAACAAGCCTTGCATCAAGGTCTAATTACTTTATTAAATACTAAGAAAATATATCAAGTTTCTATTAAAGAGCTAACGCAAACATCAAACGTTGCCCGAAGTACTTTTTACGCATATTACGATAACATAGACAATTTATTAGAAGAAATAGAAGATACTTTTATAGAAAATCTGAATACACTCGATCAGAGCATTACAGATTCAGCTGCAAATAACTTTACATATTTTTATGAAGTGTTAAGTTACGTTGAAAAAATAGCAATCTACTTTCAGCCCTGCTAA
- the pglZ gene encoding BREX-1 system phosphatase PglZ type A: protein MATLTTDKIISELKNYFEDKYQYVFWYDDKAQFKDIIDQIASNLNEVRLYKAQANQQFKTKIDLLSDSQHKYLIYAPYERPRIQENYLTDLEHYSKLFTADATQIILEELNLSVDKLSFVKQYHAFFGAKDRRKNFIKYWSVDFDTTPEKGIIAAITKTEKLDINELLMKIIAAGKENNQYLFLFAKYNVLDYFWKLVGNYFGYDTIENANLDNLINNLFFTYLDTELDIKNSNKFQNLLLSNKDNVQIFIDRFADSNKYNKYYISESNRVWNELKLHDLLVQESLSDLTKVTVFEEVNSIVLTKIRDKFIDNQVTDYEQVLNIIDRMSNHTRNNFSNNKENEYKFLCYSAELFNLRIPLFENWQKELDGYINNEYQIDTIYRKILLAYTRIDNNDLYSKIKKNIDLYYGNILLNSSVKQWNNTFDLSEVPSDIKQERFYHNHVSHVPERVVVIFSDALRFEVGKELEDELDNNDRLTLNMKYALTSLPSVTYMGMNVMLPHNRLRWDAKKHKVKVDDKNAENTSARDKILKTFNESNTAAQLKDILEMTSKEVKTFINGKNLIYLYHNQIDAKGHELKTTKELVDATEKAIEEIKKAIQALRTNGVSHIIVTADHGFIYQERPIYDTDKIDLANEDYLGNAHLRYLITPDKLSVRGVKSTTMGISLSNDDKTNIYYPTSPNEFIARSGSKNYVHGGSSIQEMLIPILDIKATSRKSAAQPAKIKLAATTFRINSLKMNLLFNQIASVSDRVLPTEYNVFFVDEDEKMISNKVVVEANRKGSAADRTLPVTITIQNTNYNLNKKYYLVIENQDTNYSKKIEYTMDIFSNN from the coding sequence ATGGCAACATTAACGACAGATAAAATTATTTCAGAACTTAAAAACTATTTTGAAGATAAATATCAGTATGTTTTTTGGTATGACGATAAGGCTCAGTTTAAAGATATCATTGATCAAATTGCTTCTAATTTAAATGAAGTTAGACTATATAAAGCTCAAGCCAATCAACAATTTAAAACAAAAATCGACCTTTTAAGTGATTCTCAACATAAATATTTAATTTATGCACCTTATGAACGACCAAGAATACAAGAAAATTATTTAACTGATCTGGAACACTATTCTAAGCTTTTTACTGCTGATGCAACGCAAATTATACTGGAAGAATTAAATTTATCAGTAGATAAGTTATCTTTTGTAAAACAATATCATGCATTTTTTGGGGCTAAAGATAGACGCAAGAACTTTATTAAGTATTGGAGCGTAGATTTCGATACCACTCCTGAAAAAGGTATCATCGCAGCAATTACCAAAACTGAAAAGCTAGATATTAATGAATTATTGATGAAAATTATTGCTGCTGGAAAAGAAAATAATCAATATTTATTTCTTTTTGCTAAATATAATGTACTAGATTATTTTTGGAAACTAGTTGGAAATTATTTCGGCTATGATACTATTGAAAATGCTAACTTAGACAATCTAATTAATAATCTTTTTTTCACATATTTAGATACAGAATTAGATATTAAAAATTCTAATAAATTTCAAAATTTATTATTAAGTAATAAAGATAATGTACAAATTTTTATTGATCGCTTTGCTGATTCTAATAAATATAATAAATACTATATCTCAGAGTCAAATCGTGTTTGGAATGAATTGAAATTACATGATTTATTAGTACAAGAATCCCTCAGTGACTTAACAAAGGTAACTGTTTTTGAAGAAGTAAACAGTATCGTATTAACAAAAATTAGAGATAAATTTATTGATAATCAAGTTACTGATTATGAACAAGTTCTAAATATTATTGATCGAATGTCTAACCACACTCGCAATAATTTCTCTAATAATAAAGAAAATGAATATAAATTTTTATGTTATAGTGCTGAATTATTTAATTTGCGTATCCCATTATTTGAAAATTGGCAAAAAGAATTGGACGGATATATAAATAATGAATACCAAATAGACACTATTTATCGAAAAATATTATTAGCTTATACAAGAATTGACAATAACGATTTATATAGTAAAATCAAAAAAAATATTGATTTATATTATGGAAATATTTTATTAAATAGCTCGGTTAAACAATGGAATAATACCTTTGATTTATCAGAAGTACCAAGTGATATAAAACAAGAACGATTTTATCATAATCACGTATCTCATGTGCCAGAAAGAGTTGTAGTAATTTTTTCAGATGCCTTACGCTTTGAAGTTGGTAAAGAACTAGAAGATGAGCTAGATAATAATGATCGATTAACTTTAAATATGAAATATGCGCTTACTAGTTTGCCGTCAGTGACGTATATGGGAATGAATGTTATGCTACCGCACAATAGGCTTAGATGGGATGCAAAGAAACATAAAGTTAAAGTAGACGATAAAAACGCTGAAAATACTTCTGCTCGTGATAAAATTTTAAAAACATTCAATGAAAGTAACACAGCTGCTCAACTAAAAGATATCTTGGAAATGACTTCAAAAGAAGTGAAAACTTTCATTAATGGTAAGAATTTAATTTATTTGTATCACAATCAAATTGATGCTAAAGGACATGAACTAAAAACAACTAAAGAACTAGTAGATGCTACAGAAAAAGCAATTGAGGAAATTAAAAAAGCTATTCAAGCTTTACGAACAAACGGTGTGTCGCACATCATTGTAACAGCTGATCATGGCTTTATTTATCAAGAACGTCCAATTTATGATACCGACAAAATTGATTTAGCAAATGAAGACTATTTAGGCAATGCACATTTAAGATATTTGATTACTCCCGATAAATTAAGCGTAAGGGGAGTTAAAAGTACTACAATGGGTATTAGCTTATCTAATGATGATAAAACTAATATTTATTATCCAACAAGCCCGAACGAATTTATTGCAAGAAGTGGAAGTAAAAATTATGTTCACGGTGGTTCTTCTATTCAAGAAATGTTAATTCCAATATTAGATATCAAAGCAACTTCACGAAAATCTGCTGCGCAACCAGCAAAAATCAAATTAGCGGCTACTACTTTTAGAATTAATAGTTTAAAAATGAATTTGCTTTTTAATCAAATAGCTTCAGTCAGTGATAGAGTATTACCAACTGAATATAATGTATTCTTTGTTGATGAAGATGAAAAAATGATTTCTAATAAAGTAGTAGTTGAAGCAAATCGTAAGGGATCTGCGGCTGATCGTACTCTTCCTGTAACTATTACAATTCAGAATACAAATTATAATCTTAATAAAAAATATTATTTAGTAATTGAGAACCAAGATACTAATTATTCCAAAAAAATAGAATATACCATGGATATATTTTCAAATAATTAA